A genomic segment from Hypanus sabinus isolate sHypSab1 chromosome 8, sHypSab1.hap1, whole genome shotgun sequence encodes:
- the LOC132397959 gene encoding uncharacterized protein LOC132397959 isoform X1, translating into MKSSLPAPRRSASTSDVSRTLTAAKENFKKGAQARLPLQSRKNVIPNWPEKPLNRLRKSTIDTSNLKPLENQLPGSSVSKVKSRRFTTGSFTPNSIRKLDRKMEPKFKKAAQTEGSPLNSTFCLPCPDGKPAKTKSSDVVMVQNRLPGADATCSVPESKLVPSANLPLTPVEPGDFTSLLTTPIMQECLEIAAQLSDEDKTCPVNTLSQWPMSNVSVITEEPMPLDCSSSFFSDISLVKSPRVGCTLELPRNSLMDTSCQQIYTEINCIELPSSDTLENGYSDCDSETLSFSGNLIQFDTEVPSDPKDLVGIAPYVPEAKGHSKNVNRSPAVTNCRPSEGVEDLMTLDGTMAHADTSDMPSKNEFPDKRAIQTKPSSASKLPLSQADLLLCEGPTVSDEILVVPQQNVCFGNEVEKPATLTNFPQSLTPGNLIQLNETMTLKGNRTFDASKPECSFRNDSNRLPSTGNKVQLNDTMTVDHKNTTFEASKHECILGSDPKVTGMLLPVIDDKVQLNDTMTMDHKNATFEASKHECNLGSDSNAAAGILPPSIDNQMQLINTMNVDQRNATFEALKHEECFGGDVSKVTTLSLCKFTSEAVQLNGTMPDLKDARFEPTEVGNSLEMVEDGRSKELPSCEPHLSSEGLNDLEQLNSESLTLVRKRDGSALISVSEQQGIKQNGESSHSKDSNATPNFRKDDSKSSARSELHQDNDGNISSAELEKDPPDLIKSIHLRDSMQNEELNVCESADLVHDAVSSEWAPHFMSTPNVAMRMSFLEYMPFDHSFQSSSSTLQDDADSLDKQVPKADLSYGSTKSDTKRASGRVVNAPRIEQKAKVFMTSSLKPTSSLLATRRKTLNLAAGSQEDKCSAEKKSIPLSRRTTRLSSSSTGRGGKPPIQPSTLSKMCPPKPRLILGKPSSVGTGQSEASNQLSSGRTGASTKMLAKAESQVTSRIPGIKRRSPQVASKDPAQELERPGSKPVQLFTMGVSDPPRSNRSAHKPSVLPSKSIVTGMKRPGSAVGPKRQCHPQRDPRQLER; encoded by the exons ATGAAGTCCTCACTACCTGCACCAAGACGCAGTGCTTCAACTAGCGATGTTTCCAGGACTCTGACTGCTGCTAAAGAGAATTTTAAGAAGGGAGCACAAGCTAGGCTTCCACTGCAGAGCAGAAAAAATGTAATTCCTAACTGGCCAGAGAAACCTCTGAATAGACTGCGTAAAAGCACAATTGATACCAGTAACTTGAAGCCTTTGGAGAATCAGTTGCCCGGGTCAAGTGTTTCAAAGGTCAAAAGCAGAAGGTTCACCACTGGCTCCTTCACTCCGAATTCAATCCGGAAGTTGGATAGGAAGATGGAACCCAAGTTCAAAAAGGCCGCACAAACAGAAGGAAGTCCACTCAATTCAACGTTTTGTCTCCCGTGTCCTGATGGCAAACCGGCAAAGACCAAGAGTTCAGATGTGGTTATGGTGCAGAACCGCTTgcccggcgctgatgccacttgCAGTGTACCTGAATCCAAGTTGGTGCCCTCGGCCAACTTACCACTTACACCAGTAGAACCTGGTGACTTTACAAGTTTATTAACCACCCCTATCATGCAAGAGTGTTTAGAGATAGCTGCCCAGTTAAGCGATGAAGACAAAACTTGTCCTGTTAACACACTAAGTCAGTGGCCCATGAGCAATGTTTCTGTAATAACTGAAGAGCCCATGCCACTTGACTGCTCATCTTCCTTCTTCTCAGACATCTCCCTAGTAAAATCTCCACGTGTTGGCTGTACTCTGGAATTGCCCAGAAACAGTTTAATGGACACCAGTTGTCAACAAATCTACACAGAAATAAATTGTATTGAGCTGCCCTCAAGTGACACGTTAGAAAATGGATACTCTGACTGTGATTCTGAGACTCTGTCATTTTCAGGAAACTTGATTCAGTTTGATACTGAGGTGCCGAGTGACCCCAAGGATCTTGTGGGCATTGCTCCTTATGTGCCAGAGGCAAAAGGTCATTCCAAAAATGTGAACCGGTCACCCGCCGTAACCAACTGCCGTCCTTCGGAGGGTGTAGAAGATTTAATGACATTAGATGGCACCATGGCGCACGCTGATACTTCAGATATGCCATCAAAGAATGAATTCCCTGATAAAAGAGCCATACAAACAAAGCCCTCATCAGCCTCAAAGTTGCCTCTGTCTCAGGCAGACTTGCTGTTGTGTGAAGGGCCCACGGTAAGTGATGAAATTCTGGTCGTGCCTCAACAGAATGTGTGCTTTGGGAATGAGGTTGAGAAGCCAGCTACACTGACTAATTTTCCGCAAAGTCTCACTCCAGGGAACTTGATCCAATTGAACGAAACAATGACATTGAAAGGTAATAGAACATTTGATGCGTCAAAGCCTGAATGCAGCTTTAGGAATGATTCCAACAGGCTTCCATCGACAGGAAATAAAGTGCAATTGAATGATACCATGACAGTGGACCATAAAAATACAACCTTTGAAGCATCGAAGCAtgaatgcattttgggaagtgaCCCCAAGGTCACTGGCATGTTACTTCCAGTTATAGATGATAAAGTGCAGTTAAATGATACCATGACAATGGACCATAAAAATGCAACCTTTGAAGCATCGAAGCATGAATGCAATTTGGGAAGTGACTCCAATGCGGCTGCTGGCATCTTACCTCCAAGTATAGACAATCAAATGCAATTAATTAATACCATGAATGTAGACCAAAGAAATGCAACCTTTGAAGCATTGAAACATGAAGAGTGCTTTGGAGGTGATGTTAGCAAAGTGACTACCTTGTCACTCTGCAAGTTCACAAGTGAGGCAGTGCAGCTAAATGGAACTATGCCGGACCTCAAAGATGCAAGGTTTGAGCCAACGGAAGTTGGCAACAGCTTGGAAATGGTAGAAGATGGCAGAAGTAAAGAGCTGCCCAGTTGTGAGCCACATCTGTCTTCAGAAGGTTTAAATGATCTTGAACAACTCAATTCTGAAAGCCTTACGCTTGTGAGAAAACGGGATGGCAGTGCGTTAATTTCTGTCTCAGAACAGCAGGGAATAAAGCAAAATGGTGAGAGTAGCCACTCAAAAGATTCAAATGCCACCCCAAATTTTAGAAAAGATGATTCCAAATCTTCTGCCAGAAGTGAACTACATCAAGACAATGATGGCAACATCAGTTCTGCAGAACTTGAGAAAGATCCTCCTGACTTAATAAAAAGTatacatttaagagattctaTGCAAAACGAAGAACTTAATGTTTGTGAAAGTGCTGATTTAGTCCACGATGCAGTGAGTTCAGAATGGGCTCCGCACTTCATGTCTACTCCAAATGTTGCTATGAGAATGAGTTTTCTGGAATATATGCCATTTGATCATTCCTTCCAGAGCTCTTCCTCCACCCTTCAGGATGATGCTGATTCTCTTGATAAACAAGTTCCCAAAGCTGACTTGAGCTATGGATCTACCAAAAGTGACACCAAGCGCGCCAGTGGAAGGGTCGTAAATGCACCAAGAATTGAGCAGAAAGCCAAAGTGTTTATGACAAGCTCCTTGAAACCCACTTCCTCCCTTCTTGCAACCAGAAGGAAAACTCTCAATCTGGCAGCTGGGTCTcaggaagataaatgcagtgcAGAAAAGAAGTCTATACCTTTGTCTAGAAGAACCACTAGGCTGAGTTCTTCTTCAACGGGAAGAGGGGGAAAGCCTCCAATACAACCATCCACTCTTTCCAAGATGTGCCCTCCAAAACCTCGCCTAATCCTAGGGAAGCCAAGCAGTGTTGGAACTGGGCAGAGTGAGGCCAGTAATCAGCTTTCGTCTGGCCGGACTGGGGCTAGTACCAAA ATGCTCGCTAAAGCAGAATCTCAAGTTACTTCAAGGATACCTGGGATAAAACGAAGATCTCCACAGGTAGCCTCAAAGGATCCTGCCCAGGAGCTGGAAAGACCAGGCTCCAAACCAGTTCAGCTCTTCACTATGG
- the LOC132397959 gene encoding uncharacterized protein LOC132397959 isoform X2 — MKSSLPAPRRSASTSDVSRTLTAAKENFKKGAQARLPLQSRKNVIPNWPEKPLNRLRKSTIDTSNLKPLENQLPGSSVSKVKSRRFTTGSFTPNSIRKLDRKMEPKFKKAAQTEGSPLNSTFCLPCPDGKPAKTKSSDVVMVQNRLPGADATCSVPESKLVPSANLPLTPVEPGDFTSLLTTPIMQECLEIAAQLSDEDKTCPVNTLSQWPMSNVSVITEEPMPLDCSSSFFSDISLVKSPRVGCTLELPRNSLMDTSCQQIYTEINCIELPSSDTLENGYSDCDSETLSFSGNLIQFDTEVPSDPKDLVGIAPYVPEAKGHSKNVNRSPAVTNCRPSEGVEDLMTLDGTMAHADTSDMPSKNEFPDKRAIQTKPSSASKLPLSQADLLLCEGPTVSDEILVVPQQNVCFGNEVEKPATLTNFPQSLTPGNLIQLNETMTLKGNRTFDASKPECSFRNDSNRLPSTGNKVQLNDTMTVDHKNTTFEASKHECILGSDPKVTGMLLPVIDDKVQLNDTMTMDHKNATFEASKHECNLGSDSNAAAGILPPSIDNQMQLINTMNVDQRNATFEALKHEECFGGDVSKVTTLSLCKFTSEAVQLNGTMPDLKDARFEPTEVGNSLEMVEDGRSKELPSCEPHLSSEGLNDLEQLNSESLTLVRKRDGSALISVSEQQGIKQNGESSHSKDSNATPNFRKDDSKSSARSELHQDNDGNISSAELEKDPPDLIKSIHLRDSMQNEELNVCESADLVHDAVSSEWAPHFMSTPNVAMRMSFLEYMPFDHSFQSSSSTLQDDADSLDKQVPKADLSYGSTKSDTKRASGRVVNAPRIEQKAKVFMTSSLKPTSSLLATRRKTLNLAAGSQEDKCSAEKKSIPLSRRTTRLSSSSTGRGGKPPIQPSTLSKMCPPKPRLILGKPSSVGTGQSEASNQLSSGRTGASTKMLAKAESQVTSRIPGIKRRSPQVASKDPAQELERPGSKPVQLFTMGVSDPPRSNRSAHKPSVLPSKSIVTGMKRPGSAVGPKRQCHPQRDPRQLR, encoded by the exons ATGAAGTCCTCACTACCTGCACCAAGACGCAGTGCTTCAACTAGCGATGTTTCCAGGACTCTGACTGCTGCTAAAGAGAATTTTAAGAAGGGAGCACAAGCTAGGCTTCCACTGCAGAGCAGAAAAAATGTAATTCCTAACTGGCCAGAGAAACCTCTGAATAGACTGCGTAAAAGCACAATTGATACCAGTAACTTGAAGCCTTTGGAGAATCAGTTGCCCGGGTCAAGTGTTTCAAAGGTCAAAAGCAGAAGGTTCACCACTGGCTCCTTCACTCCGAATTCAATCCGGAAGTTGGATAGGAAGATGGAACCCAAGTTCAAAAAGGCCGCACAAACAGAAGGAAGTCCACTCAATTCAACGTTTTGTCTCCCGTGTCCTGATGGCAAACCGGCAAAGACCAAGAGTTCAGATGTGGTTATGGTGCAGAACCGCTTgcccggcgctgatgccacttgCAGTGTACCTGAATCCAAGTTGGTGCCCTCGGCCAACTTACCACTTACACCAGTAGAACCTGGTGACTTTACAAGTTTATTAACCACCCCTATCATGCAAGAGTGTTTAGAGATAGCTGCCCAGTTAAGCGATGAAGACAAAACTTGTCCTGTTAACACACTAAGTCAGTGGCCCATGAGCAATGTTTCTGTAATAACTGAAGAGCCCATGCCACTTGACTGCTCATCTTCCTTCTTCTCAGACATCTCCCTAGTAAAATCTCCACGTGTTGGCTGTACTCTGGAATTGCCCAGAAACAGTTTAATGGACACCAGTTGTCAACAAATCTACACAGAAATAAATTGTATTGAGCTGCCCTCAAGTGACACGTTAGAAAATGGATACTCTGACTGTGATTCTGAGACTCTGTCATTTTCAGGAAACTTGATTCAGTTTGATACTGAGGTGCCGAGTGACCCCAAGGATCTTGTGGGCATTGCTCCTTATGTGCCAGAGGCAAAAGGTCATTCCAAAAATGTGAACCGGTCACCCGCCGTAACCAACTGCCGTCCTTCGGAGGGTGTAGAAGATTTAATGACATTAGATGGCACCATGGCGCACGCTGATACTTCAGATATGCCATCAAAGAATGAATTCCCTGATAAAAGAGCCATACAAACAAAGCCCTCATCAGCCTCAAAGTTGCCTCTGTCTCAGGCAGACTTGCTGTTGTGTGAAGGGCCCACGGTAAGTGATGAAATTCTGGTCGTGCCTCAACAGAATGTGTGCTTTGGGAATGAGGTTGAGAAGCCAGCTACACTGACTAATTTTCCGCAAAGTCTCACTCCAGGGAACTTGATCCAATTGAACGAAACAATGACATTGAAAGGTAATAGAACATTTGATGCGTCAAAGCCTGAATGCAGCTTTAGGAATGATTCCAACAGGCTTCCATCGACAGGAAATAAAGTGCAATTGAATGATACCATGACAGTGGACCATAAAAATACAACCTTTGAAGCATCGAAGCAtgaatgcattttgggaagtgaCCCCAAGGTCACTGGCATGTTACTTCCAGTTATAGATGATAAAGTGCAGTTAAATGATACCATGACAATGGACCATAAAAATGCAACCTTTGAAGCATCGAAGCATGAATGCAATTTGGGAAGTGACTCCAATGCGGCTGCTGGCATCTTACCTCCAAGTATAGACAATCAAATGCAATTAATTAATACCATGAATGTAGACCAAAGAAATGCAACCTTTGAAGCATTGAAACATGAAGAGTGCTTTGGAGGTGATGTTAGCAAAGTGACTACCTTGTCACTCTGCAAGTTCACAAGTGAGGCAGTGCAGCTAAATGGAACTATGCCGGACCTCAAAGATGCAAGGTTTGAGCCAACGGAAGTTGGCAACAGCTTGGAAATGGTAGAAGATGGCAGAAGTAAAGAGCTGCCCAGTTGTGAGCCACATCTGTCTTCAGAAGGTTTAAATGATCTTGAACAACTCAATTCTGAAAGCCTTACGCTTGTGAGAAAACGGGATGGCAGTGCGTTAATTTCTGTCTCAGAACAGCAGGGAATAAAGCAAAATGGTGAGAGTAGCCACTCAAAAGATTCAAATGCCACCCCAAATTTTAGAAAAGATGATTCCAAATCTTCTGCCAGAAGTGAACTACATCAAGACAATGATGGCAACATCAGTTCTGCAGAACTTGAGAAAGATCCTCCTGACTTAATAAAAAGTatacatttaagagattctaTGCAAAACGAAGAACTTAATGTTTGTGAAAGTGCTGATTTAGTCCACGATGCAGTGAGTTCAGAATGGGCTCCGCACTTCATGTCTACTCCAAATGTTGCTATGAGAATGAGTTTTCTGGAATATATGCCATTTGATCATTCCTTCCAGAGCTCTTCCTCCACCCTTCAGGATGATGCTGATTCTCTTGATAAACAAGTTCCCAAAGCTGACTTGAGCTATGGATCTACCAAAAGTGACACCAAGCGCGCCAGTGGAAGGGTCGTAAATGCACCAAGAATTGAGCAGAAAGCCAAAGTGTTTATGACAAGCTCCTTGAAACCCACTTCCTCCCTTCTTGCAACCAGAAGGAAAACTCTCAATCTGGCAGCTGGGTCTcaggaagataaatgcagtgcAGAAAAGAAGTCTATACCTTTGTCTAGAAGAACCACTAGGCTGAGTTCTTCTTCAACGGGAAGAGGGGGAAAGCCTCCAATACAACCATCCACTCTTTCCAAGATGTGCCCTCCAAAACCTCGCCTAATCCTAGGGAAGCCAAGCAGTGTTGGAACTGGGCAGAGTGAGGCCAGTAATCAGCTTTCGTCTGGCCGGACTGGGGCTAGTACCAAA ATGCTCGCTAAAGCAGAATCTCAAGTTACTTCAAGGATACCTGGGATAAAACGAAGATCTCCACAGGTAGCCTCAAAGGATCCTGCCCAGGAGCTGGAAAGACCAGGCTCCAAACCAGTTCAGCTCTTCACTATGG